The Bacillus mesophilus genome segment ATCCTCTGGACCATGGTGAGCAAGCTCTCCCAAATCAAACAGATCGTTGGTAATACGACTCATAATATGACCCGTCTTGGTATTATCAAAAAAGCGGAACGACTGTCTTTGCACATGCTGAAACAGCTGCTGACGCATATCTGTTTCAATATTAATCCCGAGCATATGGCCCCAATAGTTCACCACAAATTGAGCAAACGTGCTTGTCATATAAAGTACAAAGAGTCCAATACTTACCCAAACAATCGCTGACCAATTCTGGGTTGGAAGCAGGGAATCTATGAACCACTGAACCGCTAATGGAAAACCAAGCTCCAATAGCGCTACAAACACTGCACAACTGAAATCTAGCACAAATAACTTTTTGTGCGGTAAATAATATGTAAAAAATCGCCGTATCATCTAGCTGTTCCCCCGTCTATACTACTACTTTTTCTATATAGGAATTATAGTTCTAATCTATCAAAGCTTCCATTCTATAATTTTACTAGAGCTCCAGCTTTAATCGACTCATAACAGGCTTCAATTGTTTTGATATTGTTAATCGTCTGCTGTCCTGTATAAGAAGGCTGTTTATTTTCTAAAATAGAATTTGAAAAATGCTCGATCATTAGTACATACTGATTTCCACTGAAAGTTTCGCTTCTACTTTCACCATTCTCCGTCGTTACAATGATTTCTCCCAACCCATCGTCACGGCGATCTGGTCTGTACGCCATAGGTACAGATATTCTTCCTTTTGTTCCCTCTACTTCATACGTATCATTCATCGGCTGTTCAAAGCCGGAATAAATACTTGCTGAAACACCATCTTCAAACGTTAAAATACCAGTTGCACTGATATCAACTTGATAGGTAGGATGAACATTGCCTTTTACATATACCTCTTTGGGCTCCTGACCAAGGATAAGTCTAGCAGCGTGGATACAATAACAGCCCACATCCCATACACTTCCTCCACCAAGCTCTGCATTCAGCCTAATATTATTGCTATCCTCAAGATTTAATTTAAACGTAAAGGTTGATTGAAAGTGCTTCACCTCACCAATTACACCACTTGCAATGATCTCTTTCACTCTTGCATGCTGCGGTTGAAATTGATACATAAAGGCTTCCATGAACAGAACATTATGCTTCTCACATGCATCCACCATTTCTTGAACATCCTGACTTGTTAAGGCAGCAGGTTTTTCACAAAGAACGTGCTTCCCCTTACTCGCTGCTTTGATGACCCATTCTTTATGTAGAGTATTAGGTAATGGAACATACACGGCATGGATATTAGGATCATCTAACAGTTCATCATAGCTTGTATAAACATTTGGTATTTCTAAATTTTTTGCTACTTCTTGAACCTTGTTATTACTACTTCCCATTCCATATACATTTGCATTTTTTGCATTCTTTATAGCTGGTATCACTGCCTTTTGGGCAATATTTGCCGTGCTTAAAATACCCCAATTAATCATAAGGCACTTCCTTTCTGAATTTTCTACCTATAATCATATATCAATATGTAAAAAGTGACAAAGATTGGATGTTTGCCTACTCATTTCTTCATAATTGTATTTAAATCTCTTACTTTGTATATATATGGTAAACCCAAGAAACAAACAGTTTCCTTAAAAAGGAGGAGATCTTTTGCAATTCGAATCTTATCTTCTAATGGGCTTTATTTTTGTTGGAATTATTATTCTGGGAATATATGATACCAAGAAGAAAAATGAAGTTAAATTTGAGAAAATTAGATTGGAATGTGAAAAGGTTGCTTTAGAACAAACAAGAATGAAAAGTGAAAATCAATGAATTCACATTTCATTCTTGTTTTATTTCATTTGAATTAACCCTCATCTATCTCCTCGACCAATGTGCAGGACTAACTTCCGTCTCAGCAAATTCAAGTGATGTACGATATGGTCTGAATAATACCTGCTTATTCACAGCATACAAATCCTGTGGACTACAAAGAAATAAACCTAATGCTTCCTTATACACGTATCGGTCGATCTCTTTCGACACCTCTAATAAATCCTGTCTATTTACCTGAGACGAAAGTTTCTTAAGTAAGGCTTCAAACTCTGGGATAACAGGCCCTGTTCGTAAAGCACCATCCATACCAAAGAACTCACGGTGAAAGAATGCTGGAGTTGTTTCTAAAAATAGTGCTGATGTGCTTCCAAGATACAAGTCCCAACTTGGTGTAAGACGTTTCTCCGCAATCATCCTCTTCAGCTTCACTTCATCATAGAGTGAAAAAACAGTTACATTCACACTGATTTGCAGTGACTCTCGTAGTTGTTCCGCCAATACAAGGGCTGGTTGTTCAAATTCCTTCATCGTCGCAATCGTAAAGGCTTTACCTTCTGGCCACCCAACTTCTCTTAATAAACGACGTGCTTCACTTGGCTGATATGCCCTTGGCTGCAAATCCTCTGGAAAGTCTAACGCCCATGGAGGTGTCAAAGCCGGCACCTCACTTGCATACCCATAGAACCCTTCCTGAATAAATCGAGCTCGATCAACACCCAGGTTAAAAGCTAACCTTACCTTTTGGTCGTTGTAATTAACATCCTGACGATAGCGATTAAACAAACCCACAAAAGCTTTATTCCCATGTACATTTACTAAATTAGCAAACCTTGAAGTACGAACCTTTTCTGCATCTTTCGGGGCCACTCCATTTACAAGATCAACCTGACCTTCAGTAGACATGCAAAGATTTAATGCCTCTTGTGGTGATATGTCATTACGAAACACCACCCGGTCCAACCTAGGGCCTCTTTGTTTATTCCAATAATAAGGATTAGCATCTAACGTAACATAAGGGGTTCGTATCTCTTCGGTAGTGATCCAAGTAGATGAAAAAGGCACTTCATTTATAATAGCCTGAACATTATTAATAGAAGAAAAACCGTCTGAAAGTATAAATGGACCCGTGCCCCACGGACCTGGTGCATCAAGCACTCACCAATGTCCCTCAGCAGTTCCAAGTGTTTTATAACCAAAACCAAGCTTTTGCCAAAATAGCTTATTCGCAAAATGATACCCACGTAACTTTCCCAGAGCTAACCCATCGGTTTTAGGAAAGAGAATTCTCACCGTATACTCATCGATTATTTGAAGCTGCCTACCCTTCGGTAAATTCAACCAAGTGCCTGGCGGATGTGGTGCAATCCATGGCCCAATCTGCGAAAAGTTTTCTTGTACATCATTTACAGAAAAAGGCTGACCATTATGAAAAATCACACCTTCTCTTAGCTTCAGTTCAAGAGTTATTGAATCTACCCACTTCCAATTAGTAGCAAGTGAAGGAACAATTCGACCAACACGATCTGCACGTACCGTTTCCTCCATTGTATTAAAGAGAACATAAAGCCAATTTAACGGCGTCGGATCTACAGCATAAATCATCCCATTACCCCTCATATAACAGCTCCTTTTACCTAGAGTTAGTTATATATATACCGATGTTAAGGTTGATATCCATGTATCTTTACTGATCCGGAAAAAGAGCTTTTAACTTGGAAATGTATAATCCACGAAGAGTTAATGAAAAATACGGGAGAACTCCTTTTTTTCTTGAGGAAAAATAGGCTTACTTTGTATGACCGGAGGTGGATGTCTTGGGAATCGAAGTGTTTATCTTAATTATATTAATCATCATCAATGCCTTTTTTGCTGCTTCTGAAATTGCACTCATTTCTCTAAATGACAATAAAATAAAACTGCAGGCTGAAAGTGGAGATAAAAAGGCGATTATGCTAATAAATCTCTTATCAGAACCTAGCCGTTTCCTAGCAACCATCCAAATTGGAATTACTTTAGCTGGTTTCTTAGCCAGTGCCTTTGCAGCAGAAACCTTTGCGGGTGAATTAACTGAATTTCTCCTATATATGGGTGTTCCGTTAGCTCCGAGGCTTTTAGGCACCATCTCGGTGGTTGTAATTACATTAGTGCTTTCCTATTTCACACTGGTGTTAGGTGAACTTGTCCCTAAGCGGCTAGCCCTACAAAAGGCTGAAGCTATTTCCATGTTTGCCGTCACCCCATTAACTTTTTTGCTAAAAGTCTCCTCACCATTTGTGAAGCTATTAACGTTTTCCACTAATACCATTGTTCGTTTATTTGGAGTCGACCCAAATGCCCAAGAGGAGAATGTAACAGAAGAAGAAATTAGAATGATGATT includes the following:
- a CDS encoding ABC transporter substrate-binding protein — protein: MLDAPGPWGTGPFILSDGFSSINNVQAIINEVPFSSTWITTEEIRTPYVTLDANPYYWNKQRGPRLDRVVFRNDISPQEALNLCMSTEGQVDLVNGVAPKDAEKVRTSRFANLVNVHGNKAFVGLFNRYRQDVNYNDQKVRLAFNLGVDRARFIQEGFYGYASEVPALTPPWALDFPEDLQPRAYQPSEARRLLREVGWPEGKAFTIATMKEFEQPALVLAEQLRESLQISVNVTVFSLYDEVKLKRMIAEKRLTPSWDLYLGSTSALFLETTPAFFHREFFGMDGALRTGPVIPEFEALLKKLSSQVNRQDLLEVSKEIDRYVYKEALGLFLCSPQDLYAVNKQVLFRPYRTSLEFAETEVSPAHWSRR
- a CDS encoding Gfo/Idh/MocA family protein, producing the protein MINWGILSTANIAQKAVIPAIKNAKNANVYGMGSSNNKVQEVAKNLEIPNVYTSYDELLDDPNIHAVYVPLPNTLHKEWVIKAASKGKHVLCEKPAALTSQDVQEMVDACEKHNVLFMEAFMYQFQPQHARVKEIIASGVIGEVKHFQSTFTFKLNLEDSNNIRLNAELGGGSVWDVGCYCIHAARLILGQEPKEVYVKGNVHPTYQVDISATGILTFEDGVSASIYSGFEQPMNDTYEVEGTKGRISVPMAYRPDRRDDGLGEIIVTTENGESRSETFSGNQYVLMIEHFSNSILENKQPSYTGQQTINNIKTIEACYESIKAGALVKL
- a CDS encoding ABC transporter substrate-binding protein yields the protein MRGNGMIYAVDPTPLNWLYVLFNTMEETVRADRVGRIVPSLATNWKWVDSITLELKLREGVIFHNGQPFSVNDVQENFSQIGPWIAPHPPGTWLNLPKGRQLQIIDEYTVRILFPKTDGLALGKLRGYHFANKLFWQKLGFGYKTLGTAEGHW